The DNA region ACGCTCTTCGACCGGCTGGCCTCGTCGATCCTGTCCCAGCAGCTCTCGGTCAAGGCCGCCGCGACGATCGCGGGGCGGCTGCGCGGGCGGGCGTCGAGCCGGGCGCAACTCGACCCCGCGCTCGTGGCCGCGTTGTCCGACGAGGAACTGCGGGCGTGCGGGATCTCGCGCCCGAAGGTCGCGGCCCTGCGCGACCTGTCCGACGCGGTGCGTTCGGGTCGGATCCCGACGCTGACCGAACTGAGGGACTACGACGACGACGAGGTCATCACCTCCCTGACGACGGTCCGCGGGATCGGCCGATGGACCGTGGAGATGCTGTTGATCTTCCTGTTGGACAGACCCGACGTGTTCCCCGTGGCGGATGTCGGGGTGCGGCGGGGATTCGAACGGGTGCTGGGCCTGGACGACAAGGCCTCCCCCGCGATGATGCTCGACCACTCGGCCGGCTGGGCCCCGTACCGGTCGGTGGCGTCCTGGTACCTGTGGCGGGCGGTGGACCAGACGGGCGAGGCGGCCCCTGCGCCCGCCCCCGCGTCCTAGGCTCTGCAGGCCATGGCGAACCTCAACTGGGAGCGGGTGCGGGCGACGGCGGCCCGCGCCGCGGCGGGCGCGCGCGACGTCAACCGTCATCCCACATCGGTCGAGATGCTGCGGCGCGCCCGGCGGGCCCTGCCCGGTGACGCCGGATTCGGTGACCCGCTCTCGGCCGCCGGCCGCGACAGCGCGGGAACCATCGCCCGCGTGGCCGGGCGACTGTTCGACGAGCAGCCCACCGCCTCCCGGGAGGTGACCCTCGGCGGATTGCAGGTGTGGCACGCGGTCCTCGAGCGGACGGGCCGGGCCGGCGGCGGGAGCGAGGTGACGATCGTGTTCACCGACATCGTCGGGTTCTCCGACTGGGCGATGCGCGCCGGAGACGAGGAGTCGCTGGCCCTCCTCCGCAGGGTCGCCGCGGCCACCGAGCCCGAGGTGCTCGCGCACCGGGGGACGGTCGTCAAGCGTCTCGGCGACGGACTCATGGCCGCCTTCCCGTCTCCGCAGTTGGCGCTGGACGCGGCGGTCGCCTGCCTGGACGGGGTCGCCGGCGTGGAAGTCGCGGGATGGCACCCGCGGCTGCGGGTCGGTGTCCACACCGGGCGCCCCCGCCGGATCGGGGACGACTACCTCGGCATGGACGTCAACATCGCCGCGCGGCTCGCGGAGAAGGCCGGCCCGGGCGAGATCCTCGTCAGCGAGACCACGCGCGCGGGACTCGACCCCGGCCGCGTGACGACCCGCCCCAAGCGGACGTTCCGGTGGGGTGGGGTCAAGGGCGTCCCCGACGGGCTCATGGTCCACGTGGCGACCCCGCGCTGACCACATCCGGCCCACCCTCGCCGCGGCCGGGACGCCGCCGACCACCGGCGTCCGGTAGAACGGACACATGGCAACCACCAATTTCAAGGGCAATCCCGTCACCACGTCCGGCGAGCTCCCCGCCGTCGGATCGACCGCTCCGGCGTTCGACCTCGTGGGCACCGACCTGGCTCCCGTGACCTCCGAGTCGCTGGCCGGCAAGAAGCTCATCCTCAACATCTTCCCCAGCGTCGACACGGGCGTGTGCGCCCAGTCGGTGCGCACCTTCCACGAGAAGGCCTCCGGCCTGGAGAACACCGAGGTCGTCAACATCTCGGCCGATCTGCCGTTCGCGCACAAGCGCTTCTGCGCCGCCGAGGACATCGAGAACGCCACCGCCGGCTCGACCTTCCGCAGTGACTTCGCCGCCGACTACGGCGTCAAGATGACCGACGGCCCGATGGCGGGGCTCCTGGCCCGCTCGGTCGTCGTGGTCGACTCCGAGGGCAAGGTCGTCTACACCCAGCTCGTCGACGAGATCACCACCGAGCCGGATTACGACGCCGCGCTCGCCGCCGCGAACTGAGCGCACCCGAGACGGCGACGAGGCCCGCCCCCGACGAACGGGGGCGGGCCTCGTCATTTCTCCGACTCAGGGCGCCGGCGCCGGGCGTCAGGCGTTCGCGACCGCCAGCGAGAAGCGGCGGGTGGCCTGCTCCAGCTGATCGAACAGGGTCGTCAGCTCGTCGGCGCGCCGTTCCGCCGGCTGCACGCCCTCGGGGCCGAACTCGGTGAACAGGCTCAGCGAGATCTGCTGACGCACGCCGTACATGTGGAAGTTGGCCACTATCTGCCGCCAGTGCTCCACGGCGCGCACACCACCCTCGGCCCCATAGGAGACGAACGCGACCGGCTTGTTCGCCCACTCGCTGCCGAGGGAGTCGAAGGCGTTCTTCAGGCCGCCCGGAACGCTGTGGTTGTACTCGGGGGTGACAAAGACGAACGCGTCGTAGGAGTCGATCGTCGAGCTCCACCGCTGCACACGCTCGTCGTCGTACTGCTTGTTCGCCGCGCCCGGCACCGTGGCCGAGGTCAGCAACGGGACGTCGAACGACTTGAGGTCGACCAGCTCGTAGGTGGCGTCCTGCCGCGCCTGCGACTCCCGCGCGACCCACTCGGCCACGGACTGTCCCGAACGTTCCTCGCGGATGCTGCCCAGAATGATGCCGATCTTCACGGTCTGCTCCCTCTCGTCGTGCGGACTACTGTCGATCGCACCCACCCTACTAGATGACGTGACACCAATCTAACGGCGGCCGTAGACCGTGACCGTCGCCACGGCGCAGACCCGTCCGCGCTCGTCCCTGGTGGTCACCTGCGCGATGCCCCAGCTCCGCCCGTCGTGCAGGACCTCGGCCCGGAGCAGCACCGGCTGCACGAGGGGGATCTGACGCACGTACCGCACGTCGAGCGAGGACGAGCTGACCTCCCGCTCGTGCGGGAACACCACCGAGCCGGCGACCTCCGCAGCGGCCGCGAACACGCCGCCGTGCAGGTTGCCGAGCGGGTTGGCCAACGTGGGCTCCGGAGCGATCACGCCCTCCACCACGCGGCTGCCGCCCGGGCCGTCCTGCCGCTCATCCAGGGTCAGGCACAGGACCTCGGCCAGCGTCCCCGGCACCAGCCTGGACGGCCACGGCGGCTCCTCGTCGTACCCGTCCGGGTCCACGGCTCCCGCGATCTCCATGGATTTGACCAGTCCAGAGGCGATCACCTCGCCGTCGTCGTCGACGACCTCGCCGCGCGTCGTGAGGCAGTGACCGTCGTCGCCCAGGTGGTCCGTGCGGATGCCCAGTCCCGTCGATCCCGCGCGCGGGCGCGCCAACAGGTCCATGCGCAGCTCGGTGGTGACCGTCCACATCCCCTCGGGGCGGCGGCGGTGGTTCTCCGAGCCCAGGCCGGAGTCGACCAGGACGGCGAGCCCGCCGGCGGCGAAGCGACCCGACGGGTCGACGAACTGGTCGGCGACCGGCTGGTGCCAGCTCACCGACCCGTCCTTGTTCGGGCTGAAGGTCAGGCCCAGGCGGGGCTCCGGGCCGTCGTGCTGAGATTCTCTCACCCGCCGACGCTAACACGTGTTCTCGTTCACATCCGTCGCCGTTCACCGCCGGAGCCGGTGCCCCCGCACAATGGAGAGGTGTCCCTGACCCACGAGGTCCTCACGACCCCCCGCCGCTGGCCCATCCGTGTCGCGACGACCGTGATCGCCACCGCCATCGTCATCCTCGTGCTGGCCGCGGCGGCCGGCGGCGCGTGGCTGCTCCTGCGCTCGGCCGTGCACGGCGCGATCGACTCCGCCGACCGGGCCCGGGCGGTCGACGTCGCGGGAGGGCTGGCCGCCCAGGGCCCGCAGGCCTCGCTCGGGCTGGTCTCCGAGCCGCTGTCCGGGGTGGACATGGTGCGCGTCGTCGCGCCCGGAGGTCGGATCCTCGCCGGTCAGGTCACCCGCGGTCTCGAGGACGTCCCCGCACTGCCCGCGCCGGCACCCGGTCAGATCATCAGGCGCGACCTCGACGCCCCGAACGGCGCCGATCTGCGGATGACGTCCGTCGGCGTGGAGGCCCGCGGGGTGACGCTGGCCGTGGACGTGGCCACCGATACGGGCCGCTACGACACCGTGCTCGTCACCGGCGCGGTGCTGTTCCTGTCGTTCGTCCCCGTCGCGGGCCTGGCCACGGCGGTGTTCGTCCACTACGCCATGGGCCGGGTGCTGCGGCCCGTCGAGTCGATCCGCTCCCGCGTCGCGGAGATCTCCGCCTCCGGCCGCGGCGAGCGGGTCCCCGTACCCGAGGCCGAGGACGAGATCTCCCGGCTGGCCCGCACCATGAACGCCATGTTGGCCCGCCTGGACGCCGCCCGCACCGCGCAGGTCGCCTTCGTCGGCGACGCCTCACACGAGCTGCGCAGCCCGCTGTCCACGCTGTCGACGATGCTCGAGCTGTCCTCCACCTCCGGCACCCCGGTGGACGTGGAGACCGTCGACGAGTTGCTCCTGCCCGAGGTGCAGCGGATGCGCACGATGGTCGAGGACCTGCTCCTGCTGGCCAAGAACGACGAGCGCGGCCGGCCGCTGCGCCGCGACGACGTGGACCTCGACGACATCGTGCTCTCCGAGGCCGCCCGGCTCCGGGGTCTCGTGGGCGGGGTCGGCGGGGCGGGAGGCGCGGGTGCCCGCGGGGCGGGAGGCGCGGGTGCCGGCGGACTCGAGGTCGCGGCCTCCGTCGAACCCGCGCGCGTGGTCGGCGATCCCGAGGCCCTCCAACGCGTGGTGCGCAATCTCGTCGACAACGCCCGCCGCCACGCACGCCACCGGATCGCGCTGCGACTCACCGTCGACCGGACCGACCCCGGGGCGCCGCGCGCGGTGATCCGTGTCGACGACGACGGCGAGGGCGTTCCCCCTGATCAACGGGATTCGGTGTTCGACCGCTTCGCCCGCCTGGACGCGGACCGCGCGCGGGGCACGGGCGGATCGGGCCTGGGTCTGGCGATCGTCGCCGAGATCACCCGCTCCCACGGCGGCTCGGTCCGGGTGGAGGATGCACCCGGCGGCGGCGCCGGGTTCGTGGTGGAGCTGCCGGTGGAGATCATGGACGACGCCGCAGACGACTTCCCCGACGGCGGGGCGGGGTGAGGCGGGGAGGGGTGAGGCGTGGGCGCGGTGAGGCGTGGGCGGGATGGCGCCCGGATCAGGGACGGGCCGCGACGCTGTCCACCAGCCGGTAGCCCTGCCCGCGGACGGTCTCGATGGCGCGGGCCCCGAACGGGGTGTCGATCTTGCGCCGCAGGTAGCCGACGTACACCTCGACGATGTTGTCGTCCCCGTCGTACGCGGCGTCCCACACTGCGCGCATGATCTGGGCCTTGGAGACCACCTGATTGCGGTGCCGGACGAGGTACTCGAGCACCGAGTACTCGCGGGCGGTCACGCTGATCCGCGTGTCCCCGCGGCGGACCTCGCGCGCCGCCGGGTCCACCACCAGGTCCCCGGCCTCGAACGATGCCGGGCGCTCCGGTGCCCCCCGCCGCACGAGGGCCCGGAGCCGTGCCTCGAGGACGACGAACGAGAACGGTTTGACGAGGTAGTCGTCGGCACCCAGGTCGAAGGCGTCGGCCTCGTCGTACTCGCCGTCCTTGGCGGTGAGCATGAGCACCGGGGTCCAGACCTCACGGCGACGCATCTCGCGGACGACCTCGTACCCGCTGAGGCGCGGCATCATGATGTCCAGCACGACCACGTCGAAGTCGTCGGCGCAGGCCATCTCGAGGCCCTTCTCGCCGTCCGCGGCGGTCTCCACGGACCACCCTCCCGCGACGAGCCCCCGGCGCAGGCTCTCCCGCAGCGCCGGCTCGTCGTCGACCACCAGGATCCGCACGGGGTGTCGCCCTACCGCTCGGGGTCGATCTCCTGGTCCATCCGCTCAGCGGGGACCAGCGAGTCCGCGTGACGGCGGACCACCTTCGCGGGGACCCCGGCCACGGTGGTGTGGGGCGGGACCTCGTGCAGGACCACCGATCCCGCGGCCACCTTGGAGCAGTCGCCCACGCGGACGTTGCCCAGCACGATCGACCCGGCCGACAGCAGGACACCCGAGCCGATCTTGGGGTGACGGTCGCCGTCCTCGTTACCGGTTCCCCCGAGCGTGACGCCCTGCAGGATGGACACCCCGTCGCCGATCACGCACGTCTCCCCGACCACGATCCCGGTGGCGTGGTCCACGAGGATGCCCGAACCGACCCGGGCGGCCGGGTGGACGTCCATGGCGAACACCTCCGAGATGCGGCTCTGCAGGAACGACGCCGCCATGACGCGCCCGGAGTTCCACATCTCGTGGGCCACCCGGTGCACCTGCAGACCGAGGAAGCCCTTGGCGAAGAGGTAGGGCACCAGGTAGTTGGGGTACGCCGGGTTGCGCTCGTAGCTCACCACCAGGTCGGCCGCGACGGCCTCCAGGACGTGGGGATGCTCGACGAGCACCGCCCGGATCTCCTTCTCCAACACGTGCCGACCGATCTCGGGGGTCGCGACCCGGGAGGCGGCGAGGCGGGCGAGGGATTCACCGAGGTCGTCGCAGCCGTCGATGAGGTCCAGGACCAGTCCTGCGATCAGCGGTTCGTTCCTGCTCGAGGTCGCGTCCTGCGACAGGCGGTCCCAGACCGCGCGAACGGAGGAGTCGGCCTCCGCCCGCGGGATGCACGGGTTCTCGATGCTCAGCTCGATGGTCACCTGATACAGCGTAGGCCCGTCCCGTCGATCGGGGCGAGTCACACCGGTCCCGGCGGGTCGACGGCCCGCCCCGGGCGCGGCAGGATGGGGCCATGATCCTCATCAACGTGCGTTTCGACGTCAAGCCCGAGTTTGCCGAGTCCTGGCTCGAGTTCACCCGCGAGTTCACCGAGGCCACTCGCGCGGAGCAGGGCAACCTCTTCTTCGACTGGTACCGGTCCCCGGAGTCCCCGAACACCTTCCTGCTGTGCGAGGCCTTCCGGGAGGGCGACGCCCCCGCCGAGCACGTGAACTCCGAGCACTTCGTCGCGTTCACCGGCTCGGCCGCCCGGTACCTCGAGCGGACCCCGCGGATCATCAACACCACCGCCGAGGGCGAGGAGTGGGGGACGATGGGCGAGATCACGGTCGGGTAGGCGCGGGCCGGACCCGCACGACCCACCTCACCACGCAGCCGCGCGCTCCAGAGTCATCCGCACGGGATATATCGCATGCGGATGACTCTGGAGCGCGCGGCTGTGGTGGGTCGGGTCAGATGGAGCTGCCGAGCGCCGACTGCGCGAGGGCGATCGGATCGATCGGCCACCACTGGCCGTAGTCGAGCGCGTAGACGCGGTTGAGGTCGGACACGACACCACCGACGGTCACCTGCTGGCGGACCGGCAGCTGGTGGATGGTGGCGAACGGGTTCAGTCGCCCGCCGGAGCCCCAGTCGTGCTGCCAGAAGTACTGCCCGAGACCGCGCTGGCGGCACCAGTCGATGGTGGGGGCGTTGGCGTACACGCCGAGCTTCATCCCCGCACGCTGCAGCTGAGAGCGCCAGCGCTCGAGGTAGGGCGCGATCTGGTTGTCGAACTGCCACCGGGTGGGGTTGTCGTCGATCGCCACGTACATCGGCACACCCGAGGGACCGCCGGCGGAGCGGTGGATACCGATGCCGATCGGAGCGTGGCGGTCGCCACCCGCGGCCCCTTCCTTCCAGTCGGCGGTCTCGGCACGCCCGAACTGGTAGCAGGAGACCATGTTGAGGCCGTGGGCGCGGAAGTCGTCGACCTCGCGGCGTAGCAGCGGCTTGCCGGTCATCCACCCGGCGTCGGGACGACGGTTGGAGCAGTAGCGCACGGCGCCCATGTGGCCGGCCGCGCGGATCGACGCCGCCGACGGCGGGCCGGAGGCGTAGTCGAGCAGGGTGCCGATCGGGACCCCGGCGCCGGCGCCCGGAAGTGCACCGATCTCGGCGGGGAGGGAGGACTGTGCACCCACGGAGGGCGTGATGCCCGCGGCGAGGGCGCCCGCCCCGGCAGCACCGAGGCCGGCGCGGCGGAGGAAGGTTCGGCGGTCGAACGTCATGGAGCTACTCCGGGATCTCGAGGAAGGGGCACGCGGGGGCACGTGTGACACGTGGGACTCGCGCACCCCGACGAGTGTGTCACAAGAAGATCGCGGATGATATCCCGGCGTTACCACACGGGTGGACCACCGTAGAGCAGGCGCGGCTGGTTCACTGATGTTCATGACTCGATCGCACAGATGGTCCGCCGCCGACATCCCCGACCAGACGGGCCGGACCTTCGTGGTCACCGGCGCCAACGGTGGTATCGGCCTGGCGACCACGGCGGCGCTCACAGCCAGGGGCGGCCGGGTCATCATGGCCTGCAGGAACGAGGAGAAGGCGGAGGAGGCGCGCGCGACGCTCCCCACCGGAGCGCGGGAGCTCGCGCAGGTGCGCCTGCTCGACATGGCGGACCTGGACTCGGTCGACGGGTTCGTGGCGGCCACGACGGAGGCGGGCACACCGATCGACGTGCTCATCAACAACGCCGGCCTCATGAACATCCCCCACGCCCGCACCGCGCAGGGGCACGAGATGCAGTTCGGCGTGAACGTGCTGGCCCACCACGCGCTCACCCGGGGGCTGGAGCCGATGGTGACGGACCGGGTCGTCTGGCTGGGTTCGCTCGCCCACCTGCGCGGACGACTCGATACCGACGACCTCGGCATGGACCTGCGCGGATACCGTCCCATGGCGGCGTACGCGAACTCCAAACTGGCCTGCATCATGCTGGCCTACGAGTGGCAGCGTCACTTCGAGCGGACCGGCAGTGGGCTCTCCTCCGTCGCCGCGCACCCCGGTTACACCGCGACCGACCTCATCCGCCAGAGCGGCAACCCGCTGGCGGACCGCTTCTTCGAGCTCGGCAACTCCATCACGTGGGCGGGCCTGACACCGGAGATGGGCGCGCTGTCCGTCCTGTACGCCGCGACGATGCCGGATGTCACGGGCGGCGCGTTCGTGGGTCCCGATCGCCTGGGGGGCCTGCGCGGGCACCCGAAGCTCACCAGGTCGAGTCGCCGTTCGTACGACCGGGCCACGGCCGCCGCGCTGTGGCGACGGTGCACGGAGATGGCCGCGTTCCAGCGGGCGTAGCGGCGCCGACGTCAGCCCCGACGACGATCCCCGACGACGACGAGGTCATCCCCTCCCGGGTGGGACCGTGGTCGGTCGGTGGCCGGGATGGGTCAGCCGAGCCCGGCCGCCGCCAGGCCGTCGCGCAACCTGGTCAGGTGCTCGGGCGGGCCCTGTAGGAGGGGCATGCGCAGGCGGTCCGAGCCGATGAGACCGGCCGTCTTCAGCGCGGCCTTGACCTGGATGGCGCCCTGCGAGGTGTGCATGATCGCGTCCACGGCCGGGATGAGGCGGGTGTGGATCTCGCGGGCCCGGGGCAGGTCGCCGGCGTCGACGGCGTCGATCATCGCGCGGTAGTCATCCCCGGCGACATGGCCCACCACGGAGACGACGCCGGTCGCGCCGAGAGCCAGGAACGCCAGGTTGAGCACGTCGTCGCCGGAGTACCAGAGCAGGTCCGTCTCGGCCATGAGCCGGCTCGCCTCGAACAGGTCGCCCTTGGCGTCCTTCACCGCACGCACCTGGGGGATCTGCGCCAGCCGCCGGATCGTGTCCGTGGCCAGGGCCGTGCCGGTGCGGCCCGGGATGTCGTAGGCCATGATCGGACGGTCGGTGGCCTCGCCGATCATCCGGAAGTGCTCGACGATCCCGTGCTGGGTGGGCTTGTTGTAGTACGGGGTCACCACGAGCAGCGAATCCGCGCCGCGCGCGACCATCTCGCGGGCCGCGCGGATCGAGTGGGCCGTGTCGTTGGTACCGCACCCCGCCATGACCTTCACCCGGTCGCCGACCGCCTCGACGACGGCGGCCACGCTGTCGTAGTCCTCGTCATCCGTGGTCGTTGCCGACTCGCCGGTCGTGCCGTTGACCAGCAGACCGTCGTGACCGTGGTCGGCGAGGTGGACCGCGAGCCGCTGCAGGCCGTCGAAATCGATCGAGCCGTCGTCATGCATGGGGGTCACCATCGCGGTGATGACCCGACCGAAGGGATTGTCCGACATGCGCACCACACTAAGCCACGACGATGCCGTGGCGAGAGCCCGCTGGCCGCGCGGGCGCAGGATCCCGACGGGCGCGCGCTCACGCGACTAGGGTCGTCATCACCTCGGCGACGGGTGACCGGCGCCGACCCACGAGACCACCGGAGGCGACCGTGACCGACTCGACCCGACCCGAGGACAGCGCACGCATCCCCGAGGAATCGCCCGAGGAACTCGGCAACACCGTCGACGGGTCCGGTGCCGGCGACGGGAGCACCACCCGCGGCGCGGACGAGGCGGACTCCGCCGCCGGACCCGGCCGGGACGCCGGCAGCGCCGGTGGCCACGGCGAGGCGGCGGGCTCCGGCGCGACCTCCGGGACGGCCGGGGACGGCGCCGCCCGACGCGACGAGCAGAAGAAGGTGTACCAGACCCCTGACCAGCCGGATCACGCCGTCGGCGGCTCGGACGGCACCGCCGACGGTCAATAACCGGGCCTGACGTGGCACTCGCGCTCGCGCTCACGCTGGCGCTCGTCCTGCTCATCGGTGCCAACGCCCTGTTCGTGGCGGTCGAGTTCGGGTTCCTCACCGTCAACCGGGACGAGGTGCGCGCGGCCGGATCGGAGGGCGACCGGATCGCCAGGGCCCTCGACGGGTCGCTCGCCAGGACGTCGACCAACCTGTCGGGCGCCCAGCTGGGGATCACGGTCAGCAGCCTCGTCGCGGGGTACCTCACCGGCCCCTCCGTGGGGGAGCTGCTCACCGGCGCCCTCGGCCTGTCGGGCATGCCCGAGCCGGCGGCCCGCGGTATCGCGATGACCGCGGCCTTCGTCGTCGTCACGTTCCTCCAGATGGTCCTCGGCGAACTCGTCCCCAAGAACTGGGCCATCGCCGCGCCGATGCGGGTCGCGCGGCTGGTCGTAATCCCCCAGAAGATCTTCATGGCGGGGTTCGGCTGGCTGGTCACGGGGCTGAACTCCACCGCCAACGTCGTGTTGCGGCTGCTCGGGTTCACCCCGCAGGAGGAACCCGGTGGGGCGCACTCCCCCGAGGAACTGCGGGCGTCCGCGGCGCGGTCGGGCCGTGAGGGCGCCATGGACCCGCACACGGCCGAGCTGGTGACCCGCTCGATCTCGTTCGGTGAACACCGCGCGGCGGACGCGATGGTGCCCCGCCCCCTGGTGACGTTCCTGCGGGACCACACCGCGCAGGATCTCCTCGACACCGTGGCGGCCACCGGCCGGTCGCGGTTCCCCGTCCTCGGCGCGACCGTCGACGAGGTGGTGGGCGTCGTCCACTACCGGCAGGCGTTGGCCGTGCCTGTCGACGAGCGCGCCCGGACGCCGGTGCGGGAGATCGCCACCGAGCCCACCGTGGTGTCGGCGGTGATGACCCTCGACCCGCTCATGCGCCTGCTCCGGCAGACCGACCTGCAGATGGCGGTCGTCGTGGACGAGTTCGGCGGGACCGCGGGGATCGTCACCCTGGAGGACCTGGTCGAGGAGATCGTCGGGGAGATCGACGACGAACAGGACCGGGCGTCACGCACCCACGAGTGGGTCGACGACGACACGGTTCTCGTGGACGGGATGATGCGGCCCGACGAGCTGGGGACCGTCCTGCGGCTGGAGATCCCGCCGCCCGGGGCCGTGTCCACGCTGTCCGGACTGCTGTCCGAGGCCGTGGACCGACTGCCCGAGGTCGACGACGAGACCGAACTGGACGCGCACGACCATGAGAACCGCGACCGCGACGACCTGCCCACACGGGCGCGGGTGCGGTTGCGGGTGGAATCGCTGCGCGGACACCGGGCCGGGCGTGTCCGGGCCACCGTCGTGCGGGACGTTCCCGGGGCGGAGGACCCGGATGAGTGACGGCGTCGCACTGCTGATCCTGGTGGCCCTCCTGCTCGGCAACGGGTTCTTCGTCGCCGCGGAGTTCGCCATGGTCTCCGCGCGGCGCGACACCCTGGAACCGCACGCCGCCGGGGGCAGCACCCGCGCACTGTGGTCACTGCGAGGTGTGGAGAACGTATCGCTCTCGCTGGCTGCCACCCAGCTCGGGATCACGGTCTGCTCACTTCTCATCGGCGCGGTCGGCGAGCCCGCCATCGCCCACCTCATCGAGCAGCCACTGGCATGGCTGGGGGTGTCCACCGGGTTCGCGCACCCGATCGCGCTGGTGATCTCGCTGCTCATCGTCACGTTCCTGCACATGGTGCTCGGCGAGATGGTGCCCAAGAACATGGCGATCGCCCGGCCGGCGGCGGCCGCGCTCCTCCTCGGCCCGGTGCTGCGGGTCTTCGTGCTGGTGTTCCTGCCCGCGATCTGGCTGATGAACAAGTCCGCCGACGCCGTGGTGCGGTACGTGTTGCGGGAGGAACCGCGCTCCGAGGTGGAGACCACCTTCACGGTGGACCAGATGCACGGGATGGTCGCCGCCGCCGGGGAATCGGGATTCCTCGACGAGGACGAGACGCTGCTACTCGAAGGGGCGCTGGCGTTCGACCACATCAGCGCGGCCGACGTGCTCCGTCCGATCGAGGAGGTGGACTCGATCGACGAGGACCGGACCACCGGCGAGGTGCAGGACCTGTGCGTGCGGACCGGCCACTCGAGGTTCCCGGTGCGGCGCGGCGACACCTACATCGGCTACGTCCACGTCAAGGACATCCTGGCCGATGACCCGTCCCGACCGCTGCGCCGCGAGCGGATCCGCGAACTGGGGGTCGTGCCGTCCGGGACGCCGCTCGACGACGTCCTGTCGGCGATGCAGCGGGCGCGTGCCCACCTGGCGATCGTCGATGACCGGGACGCGGGGGCGTCCGGCCCGCGGGGGCTACTGGTCCTCGAGGACGTCCTGTCCAGGCTCGTCGGAGAGGTCAGGGACGCCACGCCCGGAACCGAGCAGGCGTCGCCCGGGGCCTGATGTGTTCCGGCCGCCGTCCGGCGGGGGCTGGCGGACCCGGTCAGCGGACGTTCTCAGCGGACGTTCTCAGCGGACTTTGTCGGGGTTGGTATCGAGAACCCGGCCGAGCGTGTTGTCCACGACGATCTGCGCCACCCCGCTGTACGTGGCCACACCCACCCGCACCGTGGTGGCCAGCGCGTTCTGCAACATCGTGGAACCTCCTGCTAGTCGGTGTGACACCCGTCACTCTACGCTCGTCGGCGGCGTGCCGCTGACAGATAAACAAACTTTCTGGACAGCTGTTCTGGACGCCTGCCCGAGCGGCCGTTCCGGACATTAATGCACCACCTCACACCCCGCCACCGTTCGCGCTGGCCCGGCCTCCGCCCATCCGCCCGATGGTATAGTTGATACATCATCGACTACTGACGAAGGGCAGCGACGCACATGTCCGAGATCCGAATCCACCGGTCCCGCGCCCGCTCGCACGACGCCGGAGG from Dietzia sp. B32 includes:
- a CDS encoding putative quinol monooxygenase: MILINVRFDVKPEFAESWLEFTREFTEATRAEQGNLFFDWYRSPESPNTFLLCEAFREGDAPAEHVNSEHFVAFTGSAARYLERTPRIINTTAEGEEWGTMGEITVG
- a CDS encoding hemolysin family protein, with the translated sequence MSDGVALLILVALLLGNGFFVAAEFAMVSARRDTLEPHAAGGSTRALWSLRGVENVSLSLAATQLGITVCSLLIGAVGEPAIAHLIEQPLAWLGVSTGFAHPIALVISLLIVTFLHMVLGEMVPKNMAIARPAAAALLLGPVLRVFVLVFLPAIWLMNKSADAVVRYVLREEPRSEVETTFTVDQMHGMVAAAGESGFLDEDETLLLEGALAFDHISAADVLRPIEEVDSIDEDRTTGEVQDLCVRTGHSRFPVRRGDTYIGYVHVKDILADDPSRPLRRERIRELGVVPSGTPLDDVLSAMQRARAHLAIVDDRDAGASGPRGLLVLEDVLSRLVGEVRDATPGTEQASPGA
- a CDS encoding hemolysin family protein encodes the protein MALALALTLALVLLIGANALFVAVEFGFLTVNRDEVRAAGSEGDRIARALDGSLARTSTNLSGAQLGITVSSLVAGYLTGPSVGELLTGALGLSGMPEPAARGIAMTAAFVVVTFLQMVLGELVPKNWAIAAPMRVARLVVIPQKIFMAGFGWLVTGLNSTANVVLRLLGFTPQEEPGGAHSPEELRASAARSGREGAMDPHTAELVTRSISFGEHRAADAMVPRPLVTFLRDHTAQDLLDTVAATGRSRFPVLGATVDEVVGVVHYRQALAVPVDERARTPVREIATEPTVVSAVMTLDPLMRLLRQTDLQMAVVVDEFGGTAGIVTLEDLVEEIVGEIDDEQDRASRTHEWVDDDTVLVDGMMRPDELGTVLRLEIPPPGAVSTLSGLLSEAVDRLPEVDDETELDAHDHENRDRDDLPTRARVRLRVESLRGHRAGRVRATVVRDVPGAEDPDE
- a CDS encoding SDR family NAD(P)-dependent oxidoreductase is translated as MTRSHRWSAADIPDQTGRTFVVTGANGGIGLATTAALTARGGRVIMACRNEEKAEEARATLPTGARELAQVRLLDMADLDSVDGFVAATTEAGTPIDVLINNAGLMNIPHARTAQGHEMQFGVNVLAHHALTRGLEPMVTDRVVWLGSLAHLRGRLDTDDLGMDLRGYRPMAAYANSKLACIMLAYEWQRHFERTGSGLSSVAAHPGYTATDLIRQSGNPLADRFFELGNSITWAGLTPEMGALSVLYAATMPDVTGGAFVGPDRLGGLRGHPKLTRSSRRSYDRATAAALWRRCTEMAAFQRA
- a CDS encoding DUF1906 domain-containing protein, with the protein product MTFDRRTFLRRAGLGAAGAGALAAGITPSVGAQSSLPAEIGALPGAGAGVPIGTLLDYASGPPSAASIRAAGHMGAVRYCSNRRPDAGWMTGKPLLRREVDDFRAHGLNMVSCYQFGRAETADWKEGAAGGDRHAPIGIGIHRSAGGPSGVPMYVAIDDNPTRWQFDNQIAPYLERWRSQLQRAGMKLGVYANAPTIDWCRQRGLGQYFWQHDWGSGGRLNPFATIHQLPVRQQVTVGGVVSDLNRVYALDYGQWWPIDPIALAQSALGSSI
- the dapA gene encoding 4-hydroxy-tetrahydrodipicolinate synthase, which produces MSDNPFGRVITAMVTPMHDDGSIDFDGLQRLAVHLADHGHDGLLVNGTTGESATTTDDEDYDSVAAVVEAVGDRVKVMAGCGTNDTAHSIRAAREMVARGADSLLVVTPYYNKPTQHGIVEHFRMIGEATDRPIMAYDIPGRTGTALATDTIRRLAQIPQVRAVKDAKGDLFEASRLMAETDLLWYSGDDVLNLAFLALGATGVVSVVGHVAGDDYRAMIDAVDAGDLPRAREIHTRLIPAVDAIMHTSQGAIQVKAALKTAGLIGSDRLRMPLLQGPPEHLTRLRDGLAAAGLG